Genomic segment of Calditrichota bacterium:
GAAAGAAGAAAAACACTCCAAAATTCCGGAAAGTACCAATAGGCTACGGGAATGAGAAGCCCCGTAACGTGGATGGTTTTTCGCAGGGTTTCTCTCCAAAAGGATTTATTTTCCTGAAAATTCTGATCGGACGCCACGTCAGATCCTGCGTTCATGGACTCGTCCCCGGGCCAAAATCTCGCGCACCGCCCCGGGAATATCCTCTTTTTGAAAAATGGCTGATCCGGAAACCAGCACCGTTGCACCTGCTCGGGTTACCTGTTCTGCCGTCCGGGCATCAATTCCGCCGTCTATTTCCAACTCAACGGGCTGAGGCAGGGTCTCAAGCAGCCGTGCCGCCCGCTCTATTTTTGAAAGCATGGTCTCGATGAATGCCTGTCCGCCAAATCCGGGATTAACGGTCATAATGAGCAAAAGATCAATGTCGGGAAGAATTTCCTCAACCATCTCCAGCGGGGTGGCCGGATTTAACGCCACGCCAGCCTTCATTCCAAGATGTTTTATTCGCTGAATAGTTCGGTGCAGGTGTGTGCAGGCCTCCTGGTGAACGGTCAAAATATTCACACCTGCCTTCTTAAAATCTTCGAGATAGCGATCCGGATCCGTAATCATTAA
This window contains:
- a CDS encoding ribulose-phosphate 3-epimerase, encoding MKIAPSILSADFAHLAEQIRLVENAGADFIHLDVMDGHFVPNISFGPVVIRNLRKETTLPFDAHLMITDPDRYLEDFKKAGVNILTVHQEACTHLHRTIQRIKHLGMKAGVALNPATPLEMVEEILPDIDLLLIMTVNPGFGGQAFIETMLSKIERAARLLETLPQPVELEIDGGIDARTAEQVTRAGATVLVSGSAIFQKEDIPGAVREILARGRVHERRI